atatgataattccctatcaattatttattgttgattatcactctacttgcagacacattatcatataatataattcagtttgaaagggagaaaaaacttgtggcagtattcgttacggaggttaaaataaatttgggacaaagttaaaagtgaaattaatcacaaagtgatcatcaaatactaGGATAAGCGCGGTATGTCTGACGTTTACATCATGTTGCCCTCACCAGACATTAATGTAGGTTCGAAATACAGAATAAttataaaagagaatgatagtaaaatctaaaactgacccgagacagtgtctattctaacaaaaagcaaaacttAAAGGCCTTTGTAATAAAATTAGAGCTTTACAAATTACTGGTCGCATATGCTTTGTGAAGCTagtctattattgtcattttcttgataaaaattttgtagaaaatgttcagggttgtgaagctagcggccataagatagtcgagacacgtttttggtgaattgtatcatttttttgagaATGACCCGGGAGATATTCCTCCCctcgcagagcaatgaaactgaaatttcaaagggcggacgtttcatcaaatgcagataTCTCTTATACCCCATCGGCtcttgattttctaagattattgaacttcaaggaaaatagtgctcaaaaagttgaaacttctgtgatttattgaattataaaaaaaaagatgccttaattctttgacttatcctgaagtgctttattttgaattataaggaaacttaagtgtcattcaaaatttcaaactgagggcgcaaaacaggacaggagatgaatgtgcaggggaatgacatgaagtttaatagaatttgataatgaatactgtacttttttatttaatacgacactaATTTTATACCtccctctttttaaattaggaacctgtttgcccccaaattatggttgtttagtaatgagctgaaaagcgggagaagtttGACTTTATGGAGATGACggcagaaattgatataaagattttacccgcccggatCCGACCCGTCCAGAAGTTTagcgatcaattaaaaaaagaagaaaacttcATATACTTCGGCCTTACCTTAATCTATttccatgccctaatgtatacatttgaactctaactggcaagaaacacatatagctgaggtgaaaaaacagggttagagaaaaggtgggggaaacaatggagaacttcaatatcaTCATTTAACAGCGCGctgaagcaaaattcatattcaaatttaGAACAAGattgaaggagtttctcttctgagaaaaaaaagaatgaaaagaaaacaaaaaaccacaaagctacctttcttccccaGAGCTCCCACTTTTACATATTGATAGGTGAGATTgtgagaaaaaaagggggaatgtGGCAAAATGATGACCTAATATCAGTTTTATATCAAGAAAGTGAttatttgtgatttcttttcataaTCGGTTTTCCCAGGCAAGGTGCTGATGCATTCTTTAAGGAAGTAATCGGTGGTCTCATCGGTGTCGGAGCAGCAACAGTCGCTCTACCCGCTGCTTTAGGAGCGGTTGGATTTACCGCAGCGGGTATTACAGCCGGTTCCTGTGCCGCAGGAATGATGTCATCAGCAATGGCATCGGGAGGAGTTGCGGCGGGAAGCACGGTAGCCGTGTTGCAGTCGGTTGGAGCCGCAGGACTGTCATCGGGGGGTGTAGCCGCAGCAGCCATTGCCGGTGCTGCTGCTGCCagggaatatgaatatgatgattaaGTCATATTCCAAGCACATACATAAGTGTATCAGTTAAGACACTGAGTCGTTAAAATTACAATTAGTCAGAATATGTTGCATGTCTGATTTTAATGCGCCATCAAAACCACTTTTTAACAAAAACTTAATTACCtgtatttatatctcaattgAATCAATATTGTATCGCTTTCAGgcatatacaaaataaagtgCCATAAAAGTTGCATCTATgatcaaattgaaaatattaatgtaCAGGTCATAATGGAAAtcctgaaaattattttgtagaaGAATGTTAATATACAGcatcttccttttctttaaattcaaaagaCCTTGCATTTGGAATTATCTTCAACGTAACATGAAACAAATTtcatactgaaatgttctttaaatctaaaaataaaaattttctcTCAACGTTTTAATTCAATCAATCCCAtcttattttcttattattataatagttcattttttcattaagtcttgaattttatattttacccTACATAGGGACTGCCTCGTCAGAACCTTTGCTTTGTTATTTTGCATGCAGTTTTCCACTTGttcattttatgaatatattcaCTTTCTATCATCTTTGCTTTAAAACAAATCTTACTATGTATctttatatcttttttctttactttttctgtttttgttatCGTTTTTATATGGTCAATATATTTTAATGGACTTGAAtagatcaataaataaaattaaatgaaaaacgTTCTCGACATTACACCCTATAGCTAAAGCGTTCGGACTAATAAATTCAAACATTGTTTGCCGATAATTCATACCTACTAATCAAGGGTGGCAGAGAAAagttgaagggggggggcacattgaaaaaggagaccttttctttcaaaaagggtactatattaaaacaaagaaaaatgactTATCTACAGTGACGTAAAAACCCTACAAATTGAGGGGTCTAGATATGTCGTATCATGTTAAAGCGAGAGCACGacaattttgttatctttataacaaatatccaattttgtgataggtttttagtgcttcaaaataGTGGGGGCCTCCAGGATCGCAGCCCCTGCTACTAATAATTTTACTCAACTTAAGAATACACAACCTGTTAATATTTTTAAACGTTGTGATTACAAAATCAGCTCATGTTAACATAGTCAAACCAccatttcaattaaattcttTCTCATTATGATTTATTGCATAGGCCCCTTTTTTCAATTCCATTCCAGataattgataataaattgTTCATGTACAAATATTACGAAATTCGGCTCACATTTAATTTCAATGGTTTCTTgagaatgattatttttattctttcctATCCACCCTTGGATATTTGACCAAGTTTGAAGCAGATATTACTGTTCAATTCAATAACGTAAACCATtgcaaaaaaatgcaataataataattgagtttctttcgtgtttttttttaaataaaagtttcatttactcctttttttaaattaaatatcCCAAGTATGATCTACTTATCAGATCGTGTTCTTTCGTATAATTTCCTGTTACCTGTCATATCCGAATAAACGAATATAGGCTATGATCACTAGTTTAGCCATGGGTTTAATTATTAGTAATCTACTTTAAACATTGAAAGTCATTGTAAATGGGTTAAATGtgtgcgcatacattcgtaagtccgaagcttcgttattccgaaggttcggatattccgaaggttcgtaattccgaaggttcgtaagtccaaaaacgaaaagaagttcgtaattccgaaggtttgttagtccgaaaacaaagtgaggtttgtaattccgaaggttcctttatccgaaaacgaaatgaggttcgtaattccgaaagttcgttagtccgaaaacgtaatgattaacgaaccttatttcgttttcggactaacgaaccttcggaacatcgaaccttatttcgttttcggattatcgaacctttggaataacgctacaaatgttcggatttacgaaccctTTTGCGTTTACGGATTAACGAACACTGAGgcataggcaatttacgtgtttcggaattacgaaccttcgtaatcacgaagtgtaaccgaatgTGTTTGATACAGTCATGTTTGGTGAATTTGCCTCGTAATTACgaggaagagagggaaagggaagGGGATCAGTGAGAGAGGAatgatatatagagagagaagcTAGGAGTGagggagaggaagaaagaaatggagagaggaagaaaaaaacatggagGTAGAACCTCCATGACGTTTATTCCCTGGATATCACCTTGGCTGTACTTGACCCCCCCTCATCCCCTAGTCTGCTGGCACAGACTCTTGGCTTTCACAATTTGCACAATgtagagtctgaagtagtgagactagagtCACTATATATTTGGCTTGCTCTGATTTGACGCTGAAAGAAAGTTTGGCGTCTGGTCTTCACTCCAGACTTTGTATTTTTGCGTTATAAAGGTCATTTTTTGTACAGCTCCTCTCGCTCGCAGCTTTTTAGAAATATTGtcccctcaaaattgttggctcattaatGCTTTATgggtgcacccccccccccccgctgagGCATaggaattaaattaaatttgtacCCCTTCTTATGTTACAACAactgattttccaaactttagttctacctccccaagatgtgcaccccaaaccactttagttccaccacCTCACATCCACAAACCAGCCTATTGTTAATATCATCAACACTGTTTTCAAAGGTAGGGCAGACCACCCCTTGACGATTCACaagacgccccccccccccccttgagaagccaaattgataataaaaacagacgt
This DNA window, taken from Lytechinus variegatus isolate NC3 chromosome 19, Lvar_3.0, whole genome shotgun sequence, encodes the following:
- the LOC121405654 gene encoding interferon alpha-inducible protein 27-like protein 1 gives rise to the protein MEICKKTTCLTMICLILLVTGQGADAFFKEVIGGLIGVGAATVALPAALGAVGFTAAGITAGSCAAGMMSSAMASGGVAAGSTVAVLQSVGAAGLSSGGVAAAAIAGAAAAREYEYDD